Proteins encoded within one genomic window of Aspergillus nidulans FGSC A4 chromosome VII:
- a CDS encoding uncharacterized protein (transcript_id=CADANIAT00008870) produces the protein MMLIFISIFLFLFPSSLCLPDEPYHYYLQSKPKNPTKSSNLTFYLSSSITLNGHTNYVLLTSSSLAQPLHLYAGDGSITLDISNVIGASSQAPLLLADNDGLNSVYKQVILGDQMAGQYTKGFKFNRTLLVVEKEGFGGFVACTAAKGIKQVYWYRSGERGDAQVGCEEVEFERAGFILDISFMWLQLWSVACRSNLICRVGAVKDAGIMEYAAENGNIFGTSDSNGPRTELGVEIAYLEDIQWAVRVRSR, from the exons ATGATGCTCATCTTTATTTctatcttcctctttctATTCCCTTCCAGTCTTTGCCTTCCAGATGAGCCCTACCACTATTACTTACAATCAAAACCCAAAAACCCTACCAAATCATCGAACCTCACCTTCTacctctcttcctccattaCTCTAAATGGCCACACAAACTACGTCCTCCTAACGTCCTCATCCTTAGCCCAGCCGCTTCATCTTTACGCCGGTGACGGCTCGATAACCCTCGACATCTCTAACGTGATTGGCGCGAGCTCGCAAGCGCCCCTCCTACTCGCGGACAACGACGGGCTGAACAGCGTGTACAAGCAAGTTATATTGGGGGATCAGATGGCGGGGCAATATACGAAGGGGTTCAAGTTTAATAGGACGTTGTTAGTCGTGGAAAAGGAGGGATTTGGTGGGTTTGTGGCTTGTACGGCAGCGAAAGGAATCAAGCAGGTATATTGGTACCGCAGCGGAGAAAGGGGAGACGCTCAGGTTGGATgtgaggaggtggagttTGAGAGG GCTGGCTTTATTCTCGATATCAGTTTTATGTGGTTGCAATTGTGGTCGGTGGCTTGTCGATCGAATTTGATCTGCAGGGTTGGTGCCGTAAAAGACGCGGGCATTATGGAATATGCTGCTGAAAATGGAAACATATTCGGTACATCTGATAGCAACGGTCCACGCACTGAACTGGGTGTAGAAATTGCCTACTTGGAGGATATCCAATGGGCAGTCCGCGTCAGGTCGCGCTGA
- a CDS encoding Stk19 family serine/threonine-protein kinase (transcript_id=CADANIAT00008871): MSLRLTSAPVSGIKKRKSSAQTRPRASIFANHARSKPSVRPSTSGGVRSKTDELEVENYSPLQDLGLSRHIPESTPVDNVLAAMKHIKDNMFEELPARSGMNSVRIAQVLNFRRSLPPLVSVAHVHTILDAPTKVEREIMELATAGTIRRLIVPGRGNDAAGLGDCLVLKEDWERLVSEKKFLTVLSRIGNTCAISGTAFSSAEYTALVRAGFIVASSSLAKGTSSVPSLPNLPRTAPTVPASRSGSGAHASDMVSTSQTQFHTATLYLSLPNTGPYLKLLGGGRDHLIALLKKSPSGEAPLTLLRDRWDGAVESERSFDVAKRARGEFAGVLPGKTKKWKEFYGMSFRWVLEEAVGAGLVEIFNTGSVGPGVRCL, from the exons ATGTCACTTCGACTCACCTCGGCTCCAGTCTCCGGTatcaagaagcgcaagtcCTCAGCCCAGACACGCCCCCGCGCGTCCATCTTCGCGAACCATGCCCGCAGCAAGCCTTCCGTTCGACCTTCGACATCGGGTGGAGTGAGGAGTAAGACCGACGAACTCGAGGTCGAAAACTACAGCCCACTCCAAGACCTCGGCCTGTCGCGTCATATTCCTGAATCTACACCGGTTGATAATGTCCTCGCCGCGATGAAGCATATCAAGGACAATATGTTCGAGGAGCTCCCTGCGCGCTCTGGCATGAATAGTGTGCGGATTGCGCAGGTGCTGAATTTCAGACGGTCGTTGCCGCCTCTCGTTTCTGTTGCGCATGTGCATACGATTCTGGATGCGCCGACGAAGGTTGAGAGGGAGATTATGGAGTTGGCTACGGCAGGGACGATAAGGCGCTTGATTGTGCCAGGGAGGGGAAATGATGCGGCGGGGCTGGGTGATTGCTTGGTTTTGAAGGAGGATTGGGAGAGATTGGTTTCCGAAA AGAAATTCCTCACCGTGCTCAGTCGTATCGGAAATACGTGCGCTATATCCGGAACGGCATTTTCGAGCGCAGAATATACAGCCTTAGTCCGGGCTGGGTTTATAGTCGCATCCTCGTCACTCGCAAAGGGCACATCTAGTGTTCCGTCCCTGCCGAATCTACCCCGCACGGCCCCAACAGTACCTGCTAGTCGAAGTGGCTCAGGCGCCCACGCAAGCGATATGGTTTCGACATCCCAAACGCAATTCCACACCGCGACCCTATATCTCTCCCTCCCGAACACTGGCCCGTACCTGAAGCTCCTAGGGGGAGGGAGAGACCATCTCATCGCACTCCTCAAGAAGTCGCCGTCTGGAGAGGCGCCTCTTACACTTCTTCGAGACCGGTGGGATGGTGCAGTCGAATCAGAGCGGAGTTTTGACGTGGCAAAGCGGGCGAGGGGTGAGTTTGCGGGAGTTTTACCGGggaagacaaagaagtgGAAAGAATTCTACGGGATGAGTTTCCGGTgggtgctggaggaagcggtCGGGGCGGGGTTGGTTGAGATTTTCAATACGGGGAGTGTTGGGCCTGGAGTCCGGTGTTTATGA
- a CDS encoding tRNA(Thr) (cytosine(32)-N(3))-methyltransferase (transcript_id=CADANIAT00008873): protein MSSTPTSPVPSDVVAAAQAAKPPQIAPHRSHDPSNNLKRSDPFQFGSRFLEEGDDVYEFNAWDHVEPDAEFLAFAEAQYAKQREAQASDFDKKRFNADPVKWWNLFYKNNTANFFKDRKWLQQEFPVLEEVARKGAGKQVVLEVGAGAGNTAFPLIRNNENEELMVHACDFSKTAVQVMRDSEHYDPKHITADVWDVSAEPTEESNGLPPGLTEGSVDVVILIFIFSALAPEQWERAIRNVYRVLKPGGQVLFRDYGRGDLAQVRFKKNRYLAENFYVRGDGTRVYFFDKDELEQTWSGWTPEKGLPELNVPSDAEGEAQTSVPAAAREGMFDIKNLAYDRRCRFAHRALRLSLLGLITVRLHRRQEMLDSGRMRPVVTGIYSLGSRPRTSPVQVRGPLLPVSNTELLPLPQVQDVPILAAHKCRSFDIMPCLIALATFGMNHPPSL from the exons ATGTCATCCACCCCTACCTCACCTGTGCCCTCAGATGTTGTGGCGGCCGCGCAAGCCGCAAAGCCTCCACAAATCGCCCCGCATCGCTCCCACGACCCTTCCAACAACCTCAAACGGTCAGACCCGTTCCAATTCGGCTCCCGCTTCCtcgaggaaggcgatgatgTATATGAGTTCAACGCATGGGACCATGTTGAACCGGACGCCGAGTTCCTGGCATTTGCAGAGGCTCAATATGCGAAACAGCGCGAAGCGCAAGCCTCAGATTTCGACAAGAAACGCTTCAACGCCGACCCGGTGAAATGGTGGAATCTGTTCTACAAGAACAATACGGcgaacttcttcaaggacCGTaaatggctgcagcaggagttcCCGGTTCTTGAGGAAGTTGCGAGGAAAGGGGCCGGCAAGCAGGTTGTGCTGGaggttggcgctggcgcggGAAATACTGCGTTTCCATTGATCCGAAAcaatgagaatgaggagcTCATGGTTCATGCGTGTGACTTCTCGAAGACGGCAGTCCAGGTCATGCGCGATAGTGAGCACTATGACCCAAAGCACATCACGGCTGATGTGTGGGACGTCAGTGCCGAGCCAACCGAGGAAAGTAATGGGCTGCCGCCTGGTCTCACGGAGGGGTCTGTTGATGTTGTTATTCtgattttcatcttttcGGCTCTTGCGCCTGAGCAGTGGGAGAGGGCTATCCGGAATGTATACCGGGTGCTGAAGCCCGGCGGCCAAGTCTTGTTCCGTGACTATGGGAGGGGAGATCTAGCACAGGTCCGGTTCAAGAAGAACCGCTATCTGGCCGAGAACTTTTATGTCCGTGGCGATGGTACTCGAGTCTACTTTTTCGACAAGGACGAGTTGGAGCAGACGTGGAGTGGATGGACTCCGGAGAAGGGTCTCCCGGAGTTGAACGTGCCTTCTGATGCCGAAGGCGAGGCTCAGACTTCCGTGCCAGCTGCTGCGAGAGAGGGCATGTTTGACATCAAGAATTTGGCATATGACCGCCG ATGTCGGTTCGCTCATCGGGCCCTACGTCTGTCACTTTTAGGGCTCATCACGGTCCGCCTACATCGCCGCCAGGAGATGCTCGACTCAGGACGGATGAGGCCCGTCGTTACAGGAATATACTCACTTGGTAGCAGGCCCCGAACATCACCTGTGCAAGTGCGGGGTCCATTGCTACCGGTGTCCAACACCGAacttctgcctctgccacAAGTGCAGGATGTCCCCATCCTGGCTGCGCACAAGTGCCGATCATTTGATATCATGCCGTGCCTTATCGCTCTCGCAACCTTTGGAATGAACCATCCTCCATCCCTATAA
- a CDS encoding uncharacterized protein (transcript_id=CADANIAT00008872) produces MSCLSSLISCCLPTKSIESARETPHYPNVPTGDINTAQPPQDGSEYGGYTSAPLPAYTPPAGIEMTAQEKTLAAHMRDPSVSNETYRHHQYYQNSTATEEKQRLAWEEVAATYSHSTSTSTSDSPYPYYPYHTHPRPEEVSSDVSSAISFPSSYGNTSTATRETPPPPYSPRAFSPAPSRRSMSISSSFRHQQNQLQMQLPMSAITQPAPVFQAGRLPRWSASLDAGACSGIPPVLHPEYERSASTTPPPPPPPSRPVRFSWESDRG; encoded by the coding sequence ATGTCGTGCCTTTCCAGCCTTATCAGCTGCTGCCTACCTACCAAATCGATCGAATCTGCGAGAGAAACACCCCACTATCCTAACGTCCCAACGGGCGACATTAACACTGCTCAACCACCACAAGATGGTTCCGAATATGGTGGCTATACGTCAGCCCCTCTCCCGGCATACACACCGCCGGCAGGGATAGAGATGACCGCCCAGGAAAAGACCTTAGCAGCACATATGCGCGACCCCTCAGTCTCCAACGAAACATACCGTCATCACCAGTATTATCAGAACAGCacagcaacagaagaaaagcagcgtCTAGCTTGGGAAGAGGTAGCAGCCACTTACTCCcactccacctccacctccacctccgaCTCTCCCTACCCCTACTACCCCTATCACACCCACCCGCGCCCCGAAGAAGTCTCGTCGGACGTCTCCTCTGCCATCTCGTTCCCGAGTAGCTACGGGAACACATCAACGGCGACAAGGGagacgccgccgccgccgtaCTCGCCGCGGGCATTCTCTCCAGCGCCATCAAGACGGTCGATgtcaatatcctcttcgtttCGACATCAGCAGAACCAGTTGCAGATGCAATTGCCGATGTCGGCAATCACACAGCCAGCACCGGTGTTTCAGGCGGGAAGACTCCCAAGGTGGAGTGCTAGCCTTGATGCCGGTGCTTGCTCTGGAATACCTCCCGTTTTGCATCCGGAATACGAGCGCAGTGCCTCGAcgacgccgccgccgccgccgcctccctCTAGGCCGGTCAGGTTCTCGTGGGAGAGTGACCGTGGGTAG